GAGTGTAGCGACCAGCTCGCGGAACTTGTCCACCTCCTTGCGAAGTGTGCTGCCTTTACCGTTGATCGGATTCAGCATTACTACGGAAGAAGCGTCGAGATTGTCCTTTCGTCTGATATCATTGACTTTTGCATCTTTCCCATCCGACTCACGGGCAATGGCCAACTTCAGATCATCTATAAAGGTACAGAGCGAATCAGCCTCTTTCTGTAAGACAAGGCTACGTTCATACCATACTTTCACCTTTTCGGGATTGGTGCGATAAGCCGTATTCAGCTCGGACAGCACCAGATTGTTGCGCTTATCGGAGCCGTCGATGGAAGAGGTTAAGCTCTTATCCACTTTGTCGAAACCATCCAGTACCTCACTCGATACGTTCAAAGCCATCATGGCGATGAACACGAGGTACATCAGGTTGATCATCTTTTGCCTATTGGCATTCCCATTAGAACCTACTGCCATGGCTTATAAGGGTGAGCTGCCGGATGATGAAGGATTAGAAGCACCAAAATTGCCGGGCATACCGGGTAGACCTACATTCGTTGTCAAGGCTTGGAGCAAGCGAGCATACACCTCGTTGAGTTGGGTCAGTTGGCGTGCCATACGCTCGTTTTCGTTGCGGAATGAAGAACTGTCGATGACACTATTGTCATACATATCTCGGATATGAGCCAATCCGCGGTTGATGCGATCGATGGTGTCGATCTGGGAGCTGATGCCCTTGAGCTGTATTTCGTATATGGTATTCAGGCCGGAGATATTGCGACTGAGGCTTTCCATCTGCTGGATATACGATTGCGAATTGAGACGCAGGCCTTCCTGATCCGCTTGCATCTGCTCGTAGCTCTCCGTCATGGCGGCTGCAGTCCGGCCGATACGGGCAAGCTGTTCGCCTGCTTCAGCCAGTTTGTCTATGCCTTCGCTCAGGCGTTGGATCTGCTCTTCCGGCAGTATTCCGGTCAGTTGGGACTGGAAAGGAGTGGCAGGCTTGGGCTGTTCTTGCGGTTGCGTACCCAAAGAGGCAGAGGCAAGGCGCACAGAAGATGGCCTTTCCGCGTATGCAGCTGCTTCTTTGGCCTTTTCACGAAGATACTCCCGACGCTGCTCCATCTCCCGACGGTCCATCGGATTCTTCGAGTCCAGTTCGGGGAAGACCTCTTCCCAGTGATATTCCATTGCGGGTTTTTCAAAACCGGAGATAAAAAACACCAAGAATTCTGTGATCATCCCCACGAAAAGCATCTCATTGCCCATCGGCAAATGGAGCAACTTGAAGAGAGCACCCAAAATCACCACAGCAGCACCCCAACTATAAACGATATTGAGAAGTCGGCGTCCTTTGTGACTGGCCAAATACATCTCAAGGATGTTCTTGTATCTTCTATAATGACCCATAATACTTGTTTTTCTTGTTTTGAATATAGATTGGCGATACTTATTTCTTTATGCTGCGACGCGAACTCTTAGGAGCCTTTCCGGAAGAGAAGGCAATGGAAGTACGTACACAACGGAATCCGATATAGGAACGACCTACGTTCTGGTATTCATGGCTACGAGTAGCCGAGCGGATGAAGCGAGCCACATCTTTCCACGAACCACCGCGTACTACCTTTTGCTTCAGGATGTACGGATCCGTGAGCGCAGCTTTGTATTCCAGTTCGGGATTGATGTCCGACATTTGTTTGAGTCCGGACTCCGAAAATGCCGTGCTGGTCCATTCGGCCACATTGCCTGCCATATCGTACAAGCCGAAGTCATTGGGCGAAAAACTGGATACACGAGACGGTATCAAATGACCGTCAGCCGTATAATCTCCCTCTCCGGGCTTGAAATTGCCCAAGAAACAACCCCGTCCTGTCCTCAAGTCTTCGGTACTCCAGGGATATTTATTGTTGGAATCGCCCATTCGGGCAGCATATTCCCATTCGGCTTCAGTGGGCAGACGGAAGTCGTCCATGATCTG
This genomic stretch from Porphyromonas gingivalis ATCC 33277 harbors:
- the gldL gene encoding gliding motility protein GldL; the protein is MGHYRRYKNILEMYLASHKGRRLLNIVYSWGAAVVILGALFKLLHLPMGNEMLFVGMITEFLVFFISGFEKPAMEYHWEEVFPELDSKNPMDRREMEQRREYLREKAKEAAAYAERPSSVRLASASLGTQPQEQPKPATPFQSQLTGILPEEQIQRLSEGIDKLAEAGEQLARIGRTAAAMTESYEQMQADQEGLRLNSQSYIQQMESLSRNISGLNTIYEIQLKGISSQIDTIDRINRGLAHIRDMYDNSVIDSSSFRNENERMARQLTQLNEVYARLLQALTTNVGLPGMPGNFGASNPSSSGSSPL